One Herbaspirillum rubrisubalbicans genomic window carries:
- the nuoG gene encoding NADH-quinone oxidoreductase subunit NuoG, with the protein MVEIEIDGKKVEVQEGSMVMDAANKIGTYIPHFCYHKKLSIAANCRMCLVEVEKAPKPLPACATPVNNGMIVRTASDKAVKAQKGVMEFLLINHPLDCPICDQGGECQLQDLAVGYGGSTSRYEEEKRVVEPKDVGPLISMKEMNRCIHCTRCVRFGQEVAGVMELGMLGRGEHSEITTFVGKTVDSELSGNMIDLCPVGALTSKPFRYSARTWELSRRKSVSPHDSVGANLIVQVKNGKVMRVLPFENEEVNECWISDKDRFAYEALNSAERLTKPMLKQDGKWQEVDWQTALEYVAHGLRNIRHEHGADAIAALGTPYSTLEELNLLQKVVRGVGSENVDFRLRQSDFALDGQIKPWLGMSIVEFSQLNRVFVIGSFLRKDHPLLSARLRQSAKSGAKVSVLHATDDDLLMPIANKIIAAPSAWLSALAEVAVAVAQAKGIAAPAAYAGVAASEAAKATAASLLSGDAKGVFLGNAAVQHPQAAQLHVAAQWIAEQTGAKLGVLTEGGNAVGAYLANAVPAPGKAAAVFAQPRKAYLLLNAEPELDSYDPQAARAALNQADMVVVMSAFQHGADYADVLLPIAPFTETSGTFVNAEGRAQSFNGTVKPAGDARPGWKVLRVLGNLLELENFDYETSESIRDELLGKEVDLSARLNNTAAQQAQTVTAVAGSLERVADVPIYFADAIARRSPPLLETRDGQAPKAWLSAALAAQLGVAEGDQVTVKQGSGSAALTAAIDKKLPENVVRVAAAHASTAALGGMFGAIVVEKA; encoded by the coding sequence ATGGTTGAAATCGAAATAGACGGCAAGAAGGTTGAAGTGCAGGAAGGCAGCATGGTCATGGACGCTGCCAACAAGATCGGCACGTACATCCCTCACTTCTGCTATCACAAGAAACTGTCCATCGCGGCCAACTGCCGCATGTGCCTGGTCGAGGTCGAAAAGGCCCCGAAGCCGCTGCCTGCCTGCGCCACGCCGGTCAACAACGGCATGATCGTGCGCACCGCCAGCGACAAGGCCGTCAAGGCCCAGAAGGGCGTGATGGAATTCCTCCTGATCAACCACCCGCTGGATTGCCCTATCTGCGACCAGGGTGGTGAGTGCCAGCTGCAGGATCTGGCCGTCGGTTACGGCGGTTCGACCTCGCGCTATGAGGAAGAAAAGCGTGTCGTGGAGCCCAAGGACGTCGGTCCGCTGATCTCCATGAAGGAAATGAATCGCTGCATCCACTGCACCCGTTGCGTGCGCTTCGGCCAGGAAGTGGCCGGCGTGATGGAGCTGGGCATGTTGGGCCGCGGTGAACATTCCGAGATCACCACCTTCGTCGGCAAGACCGTGGACTCCGAACTGTCGGGCAACATGATCGACCTGTGCCCGGTCGGAGCGCTGACCTCCAAGCCGTTCCGCTACAGCGCCCGTACCTGGGAACTGTCGCGCCGCAAGTCGGTGAGCCCGCACGATAGCGTTGGCGCCAACCTGATCGTGCAGGTCAAGAATGGCAAGGTCATGCGCGTGCTGCCCTTCGAAAACGAAGAAGTCAACGAGTGCTGGATCTCCGACAAGGACCGTTTCGCCTACGAAGCGCTCAACAGCGCCGAGCGCCTGACCAAGCCGATGTTGAAGCAAGACGGCAAGTGGCAGGAAGTGGACTGGCAGACCGCCCTGGAATACGTCGCCCATGGCCTGCGCAACATCCGCCACGAACACGGTGCCGATGCTATCGCCGCGCTGGGTACGCCGTACTCGACGCTGGAAGAACTGAACCTGCTGCAGAAGGTCGTGCGCGGTGTCGGTTCGGAGAACGTCGACTTCCGTCTGCGTCAATCGGACTTCGCTCTGGATGGTCAGATCAAGCCGTGGCTGGGCATGTCTATCGTCGAATTCTCGCAGTTGAACCGCGTCTTCGTGATCGGTTCCTTCCTGCGTAAGGATCATCCGTTGCTGTCGGCCCGCCTGCGCCAGTCCGCCAAGAGCGGCGCCAAGGTCAGCGTGCTGCACGCCACCGACGACGATCTGCTCATGCCGATCGCCAACAAGATTATCGCCGCACCCTCGGCATGGCTGTCGGCACTGGCCGAAGTGGCCGTGGCTGTGGCCCAAGCCAAGGGTATCGCTGCTCCCGCCGCCTACGCTGGCGTGGCCGCATCGGAGGCCGCCAAGGCCACCGCTGCCAGCCTGCTGTCGGGCGACGCCAAGGGCGTGTTCCTTGGCAATGCGGCCGTCCAGCACCCGCAAGCTGCGCAACTGCATGTTGCCGCCCAGTGGATTGCCGAACAGACCGGCGCCAAGCTGGGCGTGCTGACCGAAGGCGGCAATGCCGTTGGTGCTTACCTGGCCAACGCGGTGCCGGCCCCGGGCAAGGCCGCGGCGGTCTTTGCCCAGCCGCGCAAGGCTTACCTGCTGTTGAACGCAGAACCGGAACTGGACAGCTACGACCCGCAAGCGGCCCGTGCTGCCCTGAACCAGGCCGACATGGTCGTGGTGATGTCGGCCTTCCAGCATGGTGCCGACTACGCCGACGTGCTGCTGCCGATCGCTCCCTTCACCGAAACTTCGGGTACCTTCGTCAATGCCGAAGGCCGTGCGCAAAGCTTCAATGGTACCGTCAAGCCGGCCGGCGATGCCCGTCCGGGCTGGAAGGTGCTGCGCGTGCTGGGCAACCTGCTGGAACTGGAAAACTTCGATTACGAAACTTCCGAATCCATCCGCGATGAGCTACTGGGCAAGGAAGTGGACCTGTCGGCCCGCCTGAACAACACCGCGGCGCAGCAAGCCCAGACTGTCACTGCTGTGGCCGGTTCGCTGGAGCGTGTGGCCGATGTGCCCATCTACTTCGCCGACGCGATCGCTCGTCGTTCGCCGCCACTTCTGGAAACCCGTGACGGCCAGGCACCCAAGGCATGGCTGTCGGCGGCATTGGCTGCCCAACTGGGTGTGGCCGAAGGCGACCAGGTCACAGTCAAGCAAGGCTCGGGCAGCGCTGCGCTGACCGCCGCCATCGATAAGAAATTGCCGGAAAACGTGGTTCGCGTGGCTGCTGCGCACGCCTCCACCGCTGCACTGGGCGGCATGTTTGGCGCAATCGTCGTGGAGAAAGCGTAA
- the nuoH gene encoding NADH-quinone oxidoreductase subunit NuoH: MDHLIAQINNVGPALLGPTLFTLVWTLVKILVVMVPLLVCVAYMTYWERKLIGWMHVRLGPNRVGPAGLLQPIADAVKLIFKEISTPSKANKALFYLAPVMTIMPALAAWAVVPFSPEHVLANVNAGLLYLMAITSMEVYGIIIAGWASNSKYAFLGAMRASAQMVSYEISMGFCLVVVLMVTGSLNMTDIVMAQTKGQFAGMGLNFLSWNWLPLLPVFVIYFVSGVAETNRHPFDVVEGESEIVAGHMIEYSGMSFAMFFLAEYAAMILISILTALLFFGGWSAPLAALDFIPGWIWLGLKTFFFLSLYVWIRASFPRYRYDQIMRLGWKVFIPLTLVWLVVVAIWIQSPWNIWK, encoded by the coding sequence ATGGATCACCTGATCGCCCAAATCAACAACGTGGGACCGGCGCTGCTGGGTCCGACCCTGTTCACGCTGGTGTGGACCCTGGTCAAGATCCTGGTGGTGATGGTGCCGCTGCTGGTGTGCGTGGCCTACATGACCTACTGGGAGCGCAAGCTGATCGGCTGGATGCACGTGCGTCTGGGCCCCAACCGTGTCGGTCCGGCTGGTCTGCTGCAGCCCATCGCTGACGCCGTCAAGCTGATCTTCAAGGAAATCTCCACGCCATCCAAGGCCAACAAGGCGCTGTTCTACCTGGCACCCGTGATGACCATCATGCCGGCGCTGGCCGCCTGGGCGGTGGTGCCGTTCTCGCCGGAACACGTGCTGGCCAACGTCAACGCCGGTCTGCTGTACCTGATGGCCATCACCTCGATGGAAGTCTACGGCATCATCATCGCCGGCTGGGCCTCCAACTCGAAGTACGCCTTCCTGGGTGCCATGCGCGCCTCGGCACAGATGGTGTCCTACGAAATCTCCATGGGCTTCTGCCTGGTGGTGGTGCTGATGGTCACCGGCAGCCTGAACATGACCGACATCGTGATGGCCCAGACCAAGGGCCAGTTCGCCGGCATGGGCCTGAACTTCCTGTCCTGGAACTGGCTGCCGCTGCTGCCGGTGTTCGTGATCTACTTCGTCTCCGGCGTGGCCGAGACCAACCGTCACCCGTTCGACGTGGTGGAAGGTGAATCCGAAATCGTGGCCGGTCACATGATCGAATACTCGGGCATGTCCTTCGCCATGTTCTTCCTGGCCGAATATGCCGCGATGATCCTGATCTCGATCCTGACCGCGCTGCTGTTCTTCGGCGGCTGGTCGGCACCGCTGGCAGCGCTGGACTTCATCCCGGGTTGGATCTGGCTGGGCCTGAAGACCTTCTTCTTCCTGTCGCTGTATGTGTGGATCCGTGCATCGTTCCCGCGCTATCGCTATGACCAGATCATGCGTCTGGGCTGGAAAGTGTTCATCCCGCTGACCCTGGTGTGGCTGGTGGTCGTGGCGATCTGGATCCAGTCGCCCTGGAATATCTGGAAATAA
- the nuoI gene encoding NADH-quinone oxidoreductase subunit NuoI, whose product MEAIKDFFGSLMLRELFKGLALTGRYLFKRKITVQFPEEKTPMSPRFRGLHALRRYPNGEERCIACKLCEAVCPAMAITIESEQRADGTRRTSRYDIDLTKCIFCGFCEESCPVDSIVETHILEYHGEKRGDLYYTKEMLLAVGDRYENEIAAARAADAAYR is encoded by the coding sequence ATGGAAGCTATTAAGGATTTTTTCGGCAGCCTGATGCTCCGCGAACTGTTCAAGGGCCTGGCCCTGACCGGTCGCTACCTGTTCAAGCGCAAGATCACCGTGCAGTTCCCAGAGGAAAAGACGCCAATGTCGCCGCGTTTCCGCGGTCTGCACGCGCTGCGCCGTTATCCCAACGGTGAAGAACGCTGCATCGCCTGCAAGCTGTGCGAAGCGGTCTGCCCGGCGATGGCCATTACCATCGAATCCGAGCAGCGTGCCGACGGTACCCGTCGCACCAGCCGCTACGACATCGACCTGACCAAGTGCATCTTCTGCGGTTTCTGCGAAGAGTCCTGCCCGGTCGATTCGATTGTCGAAACGCACATCCTGGAGTACCACGGTGAAAAGCGGGGCGACCTGTACTACACCAAGGAAATGCTGCTGGCAGTGGGTGATCGTTACGAAAACGAAATCGCTGCAGCCCGCGCGGCCGACGCTGCCTACCGATAA
- a CDS encoding NADH-quinone oxidoreductase subunit J yields MEFKTVLFYAFSVILVIAALRVITARNPVHAALFLVLSFFSAAGLWMLLKAEFLAIVLVLVYVGAVMVLFLFVVMMLDINMDKLREGFWGYFPLAATIGVIIVLEMAAVLLRSFWVSESQVPAASDTIGQTKPLGKLIFTEYVYGFEIAAVILLVAIVAAVALTLRRRKDSKYFDPAQAVKVKASDRVRLVSMKAESTRNEQPADAAAAADKPAAGQQS; encoded by the coding sequence ATGGAATTTAAAACTGTCTTGTTCTACGCGTTCTCGGTGATCCTGGTGATTGCTGCATTGCGCGTCATCACGGCCCGCAACCCGGTCCATGCGGCCCTGTTCCTGGTGCTGTCCTTCTTCTCGGCAGCCGGTCTGTGGATGCTGCTCAAGGCCGAGTTCCTGGCCATCGTGCTGGTGCTGGTCTATGTCGGCGCGGTGATGGTGCTATTCCTGTTCGTGGTGATGATGCTCGATATCAACATGGACAAGTTGCGCGAAGGCTTCTGGGGTTACTTCCCGCTGGCCGCTACCATCGGTGTGATCATCGTGCTGGAAATGGCCGCGGTCCTGTTGCGCAGCTTCTGGGTCTCGGAATCGCAGGTGCCGGCCGCGTCCGATACCATCGGTCAGACCAAGCCTCTGGGCAAGCTGATCTTCACCGAATACGTGTACGGTTTCGAAATCGCGGCCGTGATCCTGCTGGTGGCCATCGTCGCCGCCGTCGCGCTGACATTGCGCCGCCGTAAGGACAGCAAGTACTTCGATCCAGCCCAGGCGGTCAAGGTCAAGGCATCGGACCGCGTGCGCTTGGTCAGCATGAAGGCCGAATCCACCCGCAACGAGCAGCCCGCCGACGCCGCAGCAGCGGCCGACAAGCCGGCAGCTGGTCAACAATCTTAA
- the nuoK gene encoding NADH-quinone oxidoreductase subunit NuoK, with the protein MAITLSHYLIIGAILFAISIVGIFLNRKNIIVLLMAIELMLLAVNMNFIAFSHYLGDAGGQIFVFFILTVAAAESAIGLAILVVLFRNLDTINVEDLDSLKG; encoded by the coding sequence ATGGCAATCACGCTCTCCCACTACCTGATCATCGGTGCGATCCTGTTCGCGATCTCGATCGTCGGCATTTTCCTGAACCGCAAGAACATCATCGTGCTGCTGATGGCCATCGAACTGATGCTGCTTGCGGTCAACATGAACTTCATTGCTTTCTCGCATTACCTCGGTGACGCGGGCGGACAGATCTTCGTGTTCTTCATCCTGACCGTGGCTGCGGCTGAGTCCGCCATCGGTCTGGCGATTCTGGTGGTGCTGTTCCGTAACCTGGATACCATCAACGTGGAAGACCTCGACAGCCTCAAGGGCTGA
- the nuoL gene encoding NADH-quinone oxidoreductase subunit L, with protein sequence MAGQLNPHLLLAVPLAPLAGSAIAGLLGTKFFGNVVGRKVSHTATILGVLIAAIISIQTLLAVLDGATYNGTLYNWMTVAGIKLEIGFMVDSLTAMMMCVVTFVSLMVHIYTIGYMAEDEGYNRFFSYISLFTFSMLMLVMSNNFLQLFFGWEAVGLVSYLLIGFWYTRPTAIKANMKAFLVNRVGDFGFILGIGLLLAYAGSMNYSEVFAKRAELVQLTLPGTDWMLLTVACICLFVGAMGKSAQFPLHVWLPDSMEGPTPISALIHAATMVTAGIFMVTRMSPLFELSDTALSFILVIGAITALFMGFLGTMQNDIKRVVAYSTLSQLGYMTVALGASAYSVAVFHLMTHAFFKALLFLGAGSVIIGMHHDQDMRNMGGLRKYMPITWITSLLGSLALIGTPFFSGFYSKDSIIEAAAESHLPGSGFAYFAVLASVFVTAFYSFRMYFMVFHGKERFGQAPAHDDHHAPAAAHGVHDDHGHDAHDDHGHDEHHHGLAPGQKPHESPLVVTLPLILLAIPSVIIGFFAISPMLYGDFFKGVIFFGENHKVMEELAHEYHGPLAMVLHAFTTAPLWLAIAGVVVAYYCYMINPRVPAWFKEKFSIIYTILDNKYYMDKFNEVVFAGGARLLGNGLSIVGDRGIIDGLFVNGSAKVVGWFSKFTRLWQSGYIYHYAFVMIIGVLGFLVWFMPFPFAK encoded by the coding sequence ATGGCTGGGCAACTTAACCCACATCTTCTTCTTGCTGTACCTCTGGCGCCGCTGGCTGGCTCGGCCATCGCCGGTCTGTTGGGTACCAAATTCTTCGGCAACGTGGTTGGCCGCAAGGTGTCGCATACCGCGACCATCCTGGGCGTGCTGATCGCCGCCATCATCTCCATCCAGACCCTGCTTGCAGTGCTGGACGGCGCCACCTACAACGGTACGCTGTACAACTGGATGACGGTGGCCGGCATCAAGCTGGAGATCGGCTTCATGGTCGACAGCCTGACCGCGATGATGATGTGCGTGGTGACCTTCGTCTCTCTGATGGTCCACATCTACACCATCGGCTACATGGCTGAGGATGAGGGCTACAACCGCTTCTTCTCCTACATCTCGCTGTTCACCTTCTCCATGCTCATGCTGGTGATGAGCAACAACTTCCTGCAGCTGTTCTTCGGCTGGGAAGCGGTGGGCCTGGTGTCCTACCTGCTGATCGGTTTCTGGTACACCCGACCGACCGCCATCAAGGCCAACATGAAGGCCTTCCTGGTCAACCGTGTCGGTGACTTCGGCTTCATCCTGGGTATCGGTCTGCTGCTGGCCTACGCCGGCTCGATGAACTACAGCGAAGTCTTCGCCAAGCGCGCCGAGCTGGTCCAACTGACCCTGCCGGGTACCGACTGGATGTTGCTGACCGTGGCCTGCATCTGCCTGTTCGTGGGCGCCATGGGTAAGTCGGCCCAGTTCCCGCTGCACGTCTGGCTGCCGGACTCGATGGAAGGTCCGACCCCGATCTCCGCGCTGATCCACGCCGCCACCATGGTGACGGCCGGTATCTTCATGGTCACCCGCATGTCGCCGCTGTTCGAACTGTCCGACACCGCGCTGTCCTTCATCCTGGTGATCGGTGCCATCACGGCGCTGTTCATGGGCTTCCTGGGCACCATGCAGAACGACATCAAGCGCGTGGTGGCGTACTCCACGCTGTCGCAGCTGGGTTACATGACCGTCGCCCTGGGTGCATCGGCCTACTCGGTGGCTGTGTTCCACCTGATGACCCACGCCTTCTTCAAGGCGCTGCTGTTCCTGGGTGCCGGCTCGGTCATCATCGGTATGCACCATGACCAGGACATGCGCAACATGGGCGGCCTGCGCAAGTACATGCCCATCACCTGGATCACCTCGCTGCTGGGTTCGCTGGCCCTGATCGGCACCCCGTTCTTCTCCGGCTTCTACTCCAAAGATTCGATCATCGAAGCCGCTGCCGAGTCGCACCTGCCGGGTTCGGGCTTTGCCTACTTCGCGGTGCTGGCCAGCGTGTTCGTGACCGCCTTCTACTCTTTCCGCATGTACTTCATGGTCTTCCATGGCAAGGAGCGTTTCGGCCAGGCCCCCGCTCATGACGACCATCACGCCCCGGCTGCCGCCCACGGCGTGCATGACGATCATGGCCACGATGCACATGATGACCACGGCCATGACGAGCACCATCACGGTCTGGCTCCGGGGCAGAAGCCGCACGAGTCGCCGCTGGTGGTGACCCTGCCGCTGATCCTGCTGGCTATTCCTTCGGTCATCATCGGTTTCTTTGCGATCTCGCCGATGCTGTATGGTGACTTCTTCAAGGGCGTGATCTTCTTCGGCGAAAACCACAAAGTCATGGAAGAGCTGGCCCACGAATACCACGGCCCGCTGGCCATGGTGCTGCACGCCTTCACCACTGCGCCGCTGTGGCTGGCCATTGCCGGGGTGGTCGTAGCCTACTACTGCTACATGATCAACCCGCGCGTGCCGGCCTGGTTCAAGGAAAAGTTCAGCATCATCTACACCATCCTGGACAACAAGTACTACATGGACAAGTTCAATGAAGTGGTCTTCGCCGGCGGTGCCCGCCTGCTGGGCAACGGACTGTCCATCGTGGGCGACCGTGGCATCATCGATGGCTTGTTCGTCAACGGCAGTGCCAAGGTCGTCGGCTGGTTCTCGAAGTTCACGCGTCTCTGGCAGTCCGGTTACATCTATCACTATGCATTCGTGATGATCATCGGGGTGCTGGGTTTCCTGGTGTGGTTCATGCCGTTCCCGTTCGCCAAATAA
- a CDS encoding NADH-quinone oxidoreductase subunit M, producing MMQSTFPILSLAIWVPIVFGILVLALGRDSNPGLARWLALFGSLVGLVVTFPLIQHFDPLAHGYQFVEKTPWIDRFNISYFLGLDGISLWFVPLTAFITVIVVLAGWVVIQKRVAQYMGAFLILSGIMVGVFSALDAMLFYAFFEATLIPMFIIVGVWGGDNRVYAAFKLFLYTLLGSLLMLIALIYLYYVSGGSFEIPVWHQVPLSMLEQKILFFAFLAAFAVKVPMWPVHTWLPDAHVQAPTGGSIVLAAIMLKLGAYGFLRFSLPILPDASHALSGFMIFLSLVAVIYIGLVALVQQDMKKLVAYSSIAHMGFVTLGFFMFNDMALQGGIVQMISHGFVSGAMFMCIGVLYDQMHTREIAQYGGVVNKMPRFAFFFILFSLANCGLPATSGFVGEFMVILGAVKFNFWIGLLAATALIWGAAYSLWLAKRVIFGAVANHHVAELVDLNAREFLILGLLAIATLVMGIYPGIITDSIQTSVTDLLQHVAVSKIN from the coding sequence ATGATGCAGTCAACATTTCCCATCTTGAGCCTCGCGATCTGGGTACCGATCGTCTTCGGCATCCTCGTCCTGGCACTGGGCCGCGACAGCAATCCGGGCCTGGCCCGCTGGCTGGCGTTGTTCGGTTCGCTGGTCGGCCTGGTCGTTACTTTCCCTCTGATCCAGCATTTCGATCCGCTGGCGCACGGTTACCAGTTCGTCGAGAAGACCCCCTGGATCGACCGCTTCAACATCAGCTACTTCCTTGGCCTGGACGGCATCTCGCTGTGGTTCGTGCCGCTGACGGCTTTCATCACGGTCATCGTGGTGCTGGCCGGCTGGGTGGTGATCCAGAAGCGCGTGGCCCAGTACATGGGTGCCTTCCTGATCCTCTCGGGCATCATGGTCGGTGTCTTCTCGGCACTGGACGCGATGCTGTTCTATGCCTTCTTCGAAGCGACCCTGATCCCGATGTTCATCATCGTGGGCGTCTGGGGCGGCGACAACCGCGTCTATGCAGCCTTCAAGCTGTTCCTGTACACCCTGTTGGGTTCGCTCTTGATGTTGATCGCCCTGATCTACCTGTACTACGTATCGGGTGGCAGCTTCGAGATCCCGGTCTGGCATCAGGTGCCGCTGTCGATGCTGGAACAGAAGATCCTGTTCTTCGCCTTCTTGGCCGCCTTCGCCGTGAAGGTGCCGATGTGGCCGGTGCACACCTGGCTGCCGGATGCCCACGTGCAGGCGCCCACCGGTGGCTCCATCGTGCTGGCCGCGATCATGTTGAAGCTGGGCGCCTACGGTTTCCTGCGCTTCTCGCTGCCGATCCTGCCTGACGCCAGCCATGCGCTGTCGGGCTTTATGATCTTCCTGTCACTGGTGGCGGTGATCTACATCGGTCTGGTGGCCCTGGTCCAACAGGATATGAAGAAACTGGTCGCCTATTCGTCGATCGCCCACATGGGCTTCGTCACCCTGGGCTTCTTCATGTTCAACGACATGGCCCTGCAGGGCGGCATCGTGCAGATGATCTCGCACGGTTTCGTCTCTGGCGCGATGTTCATGTGTATCGGCGTGCTGTACGACCAGATGCACACCCGTGAAATCGCCCAGTACGGCGGTGTGGTCAACAAGATGCCGCGCTTTGCCTTCTTCTTCATCCTGTTCTCGCTGGCCAACTGCGGCCTGCCGGCCACTTCCGGTTTCGTCGGCGAATTCATGGTGATCCTGGGCGCGGTGAAGTTCAACTTCTGGATCGGCCTGTTGGCGGCGACCGCCCTGATCTGGGGTGCGGCCTACTCGCTGTGGCTGGCCAAGCGCGTCATCTTCGGCGCTGTGGCCAACCATCACGTGGCTGAGCTGGTCGATCTGAATGCCCGCGAGTTCCTGATCCTGGGCTTGCTGGCGATCGCTACCCTGGTCATGGGTATCTATCCCGGCATCATCACCGACAGTATCCAGACCTCGGTGACCGACCTGTTGCAGCACGTGGCGGTCTCCAAGATCAACTGA
- the nuoN gene encoding NADH-quinone oxidoreductase subunit NuoN yields the protein MNNMNLIPVYPEIFLLIATSAILLIDMFLPEAKRVITYLLSLAALVVCAVLTFGDLNSGATVYTFNNMFVSDPLANLLKLFTYLGVGVTLIYSRQYNTARGITGGALGGEYYVLALFALLGQMVMISGNSFLSIYLGLELMSLSLYALVALRRDHAASTEAGMKYFILGALASGFLLYGMSMLYGATGGALELNEVFRAIASGTVDRTALVFGIVFVVAGLAFKLGAVPFHMWVPDVYQGSPTPVTLLLGAAPKLAAFAIIFRLLVEGMLPLAEQWQQMLMVLAVLSIILGNVTAIAQTNIKRMLAYSTISHMGFMLLGMMSGVIDSNLFSAVNAYSSSLFYAITYVITTLGSFGVIILLSRSGFEADTLDDFKGLNQRSPWFAAVMMIMMFSLAGIPPLVGFYAKLSVLQAAMATGQLWLPVLAVIFSLIGAFYYIRVVKVMYFDEPTDTSKIVATPEMRVVLSFNGIAAVALGLWPGHLMDACTNAIVTTLATFLSKVVS from the coding sequence ATGAATAACATGAATCTGATCCCTGTCTATCCGGAAATATTTCTGCTGATCGCGACTTCCGCGATCCTGCTGATCGATATGTTCCTGCCGGAAGCCAAGCGCGTCATTACCTATCTGCTGTCGCTGGCGGCGCTGGTGGTGTGTGCGGTATTGACCTTTGGTGACCTCAACAGCGGCGCCACGGTCTACACGTTCAACAACATGTTCGTGTCCGACCCGCTGGCCAATCTGTTGAAACTGTTCACCTACCTGGGCGTCGGCGTCACGCTGATCTACTCGCGCCAGTACAACACCGCACGCGGCATCACCGGTGGCGCCCTGGGCGGCGAATACTACGTCCTGGCACTGTTCGCCCTGCTGGGCCAGATGGTCATGATTTCCGGCAACAGCTTCCTGTCCATCTACCTGGGTCTGGAATTGATGTCGCTGTCGCTCTATGCGCTGGTGGCCCTGCGTCGTGACCACGCTGCTTCCACCGAAGCCGGCATGAAGTACTTCATCCTGGGAGCGCTGGCTTCCGGCTTCCTGCTGTATGGCATGTCCATGCTCTATGGTGCGACCGGCGGCGCGCTGGAGTTGAACGAAGTGTTCCGCGCCATCGCCTCCGGTACCGTCGACCGTACGGCGCTGGTGTTCGGCATCGTGTTCGTGGTGGCTGGCCTGGCCTTCAAGCTGGGTGCCGTGCCCTTCCACATGTGGGTGCCTGACGTCTACCAGGGTTCGCCCACACCGGTGACCCTGCTGCTGGGCGCCGCGCCGAAGCTGGCCGCCTTCGCTATCATCTTCCGCCTGCTGGTCGAAGGCATGTTGCCGCTGGCCGAGCAATGGCAGCAAATGCTCATGGTGCTGGCCGTCTTGTCCATCATCCTGGGTAACGTCACCGCCATTGCGCAGACCAACATCAAGCGCATGTTGGCTTACTCGACCATCTCCCACATGGGCTTCATGCTGCTGGGCATGATGTCGGGCGTGATCGACAGCAACCTGTTCTCGGCCGTCAATGCCTACAGCTCCTCGCTGTTCTATGCCATCACCTACGTGATCACCACCCTGGGCAGCTTCGGCGTGATCATCCTGCTGTCGCGCTCGGGCTTCGAAGCCGATACCCTGGACGACTTCAAGGGTCTCAACCAGCGCAGCCCCTGGTTTGCCGCCGTGATGATGATCATGATGTTCTCGCTGGCCGGTATTCCTCCGCTGGTGGGCTTCTATGCCAAGTTGTCGGTGCTGCAGGCCGCCATGGCCACCGGCCAGCTCTGGCTGCCGGTGCTGGCCGTGATCTTCTCGCTTATCGGTGCCTTCTACTACATCCGCGTGGTCAAGGTGATGTACTTCGATGAGCCGACCGACACCAGCAAGATCGTCGCCACGCCCGAAATGCGCGTCGTACTGAGCTTCAATGGTATTGCCGCAGTGGCCCTGGGCCTGTGGCCGGGTCACCTGATGGACGCCTGCACCAATGCCATCGTCACCACGCTGGCGACCTTCCTCAGCAAGGTCGTGTCGTAA
- a CDS encoding DUF2818 family protein — MNVSLFSWIVILLAALAANLPFFNQQLFGLIPLSRNAAWVKPVWVRLLELVVLYFLVGLVARQLEAGIGNLFSQGWEFYAITGCLFLVLAYPGYVMRYLRKQHA; from the coding sequence ATGAACGTTTCCCTGTTCAGCTGGATCGTGATCCTGTTGGCCGCCTTGGCGGCCAATTTGCCGTTCTTCAACCAGCAGTTGTTCGGCCTGATTCCGTTAAGCCGGAATGCGGCCTGGGTCAAGCCGGTGTGGGTACGCCTGCTGGAGCTGGTGGTCCTGTATTTCTTGGTCGGATTGGTGGCGCGCCAGCTGGAAGCCGGCATCGGCAACCTCTTTTCGCAGGGCTGGGAATTCTATGCCATCACCGGCTGTCTGTTCCTGGTGCTGGCCTATCCCGGCTACGTGATGCGCTATCTGCGCAAGCAACACGCCTGA